Proteins encoded in a region of the Candidatus Nitrospira nitrificans genome:
- a CDS encoding glutamate-5-semialdehyde dehydrogenase, with amino-acid sequence MATEVPIRLYLDKLLKECRNVSVDLALLPGPVKSKALHAVADRLAADEDGILAENGKDVEAVGKSFENADMKDRMKAAVARVRLTTDHMKEMVERLHGIADLPDPVGAVTSRQERPDGLQVSRVRVPIGVIGVISERSPLVTVESIALCLKAGNLCIFRGAPEWKLTHQAIDARFREAATEHGVPPGAWVLIDRQEKEVALDLIRSARTLDALIVRGGAGLRKTVAEQAKVPVLCDDGGLTQLYIDEDPDISVAQNLVINSKVQRAGASNALDTLLVQQLVSRQFLPPLINRLLDEFKVEVHACPKTVALMGQMAMTGHTAIIPATDADWHTQFAGPTLAVKMVEDLDEALAHIKVHGPCLTAGIATTRYESALRFTREVDAGAVLVNVSTRLHAGDSFGMGSDVGLSVGRLHAKGPIGLEQLTCEKYVAFGSGQLRRPHPVPDAYFDAIMLKRP; translated from the coding sequence ATGGCGACTGAAGTTCCGATCAGATTATATCTCGATAAGTTATTGAAAGAGTGCCGGAACGTATCGGTCGATCTGGCGCTGCTTCCCGGTCCCGTGAAGTCGAAGGCGCTGCATGCTGTTGCCGATCGACTCGCTGCAGACGAAGACGGCATTCTCGCGGAAAACGGCAAAGATGTCGAGGCCGTGGGAAAGTCTTTCGAGAATGCGGACATGAAAGATCGGATGAAGGCTGCCGTGGCTCGCGTCCGCCTGACGACTGACCACATGAAAGAGATGGTCGAGCGGCTGCATGGCATCGCCGATCTGCCGGACCCCGTCGGCGCCGTGACATCGCGGCAGGAACGTCCGGATGGACTGCAGGTCTCCAGGGTGAGGGTGCCGATCGGGGTGATCGGCGTGATCTCCGAACGGAGTCCTCTCGTTACCGTGGAATCGATCGCGCTCTGTCTGAAGGCGGGCAATCTCTGCATCTTTCGCGGGGCGCCGGAATGGAAGTTGACGCATCAGGCGATTGATGCGCGATTTCGTGAGGCGGCAACGGAGCATGGCGTGCCTCCTGGGGCCTGGGTGCTCATCGATCGCCAAGAGAAGGAAGTCGCGCTCGACCTGATTCGATCGGCCAGAACCCTCGATGCGCTCATCGTGCGTGGCGGCGCCGGCTTGCGCAAAACGGTGGCGGAGCAAGCTAAAGTCCCGGTGCTCTGCGATGACGGGGGTCTCACGCAGTTGTATATCGATGAAGACCCGGATATTTCGGTCGCGCAAAATCTGGTCATCAACTCGAAGGTGCAGCGGGCGGGAGCCTCCAACGCGCTGGATACCTTACTGGTGCAGCAGCTCGTGAGCCGGCAGTTCTTACCTCCGTTGATCAACCGCCTACTGGATGAATTCAAGGTCGAAGTGCATGCGTGTCCGAAGACGGTCGCGCTCATGGGGCAAATGGCGATGACGGGCCATACCGCGATTATTCCGGCGACGGATGCGGATTGGCATACGCAGTTCGCCGGTCCGACGCTGGCCGTAAAAATGGTCGAAGACCTCGATGAAGCGCTGGCTCATATCAAAGTGCACGGCCCCTGCCTCACCGCCGGGATCGCCACCACGCGCTACGAGTCCGCCTTGCGATTCACCAGGGAAGTCGATGCCGGCGCGGTGCTGGTGAATGTGTCAACCAGGCTTCATGCCGGCGATAGTTTCGGGATGGGGAGCGACGTGGGGCTGAGCGTGGGGAGGCTGCATGCGAAGGGGCCGATCGGGTTGGAACAGTTGACCTGCGAGAAGTATGTGGCCTTTGGGTCGGGACAGCTTCGACGTCCGCATCCTGTGCCGGACGCGTACTTCGATGCCATCATGCTGAAACGGCCGTGA
- a CDS encoding NTP/NDP exchange transporter, giving the protein MGGPDQTARTRWAHSLGAKPEELVPLAWAFVYFFCLLCGYSILRPVRDEMAIEGGLQHLPWMMTATFLTMLAATPLFGWLSARCSRYRLLLTVYAFFIANLWAFYVLMTSHLYPEWVARSFFVWLSVMNLFIVSVFWSFMADLFTPEQGARLFGVIAAGGSSGALLGPLFTTGLTFIFPVPVLMLASSGFLMACIGCVYRLERWGRTRTADHRPQQGEPLRGGFFAGVRLTFSSPYLLGICGYLAILTMTATVLYFEQTRLVAEYFDQPEARTRLFSALDFTTNLLTWLTQVFITRRLVSRFGLVTALLFLPAISLVGFLGIAFWPSLAVYVVFSVLRRVGEYALSKPAREVLFTVVSREEKYKAKNFIDTAISRGGDASTAWLVTAVKALGATPTHIAWVLVPVMGVWAWLATALARQLNEERQCKGRKPS; this is encoded by the coding sequence ATGGGCGGGCCGGATCAAACAGCACGGACTCGATGGGCGCACTCCCTCGGCGCGAAGCCGGAGGAATTGGTCCCGTTGGCGTGGGCCTTCGTCTATTTTTTCTGTCTCTTGTGCGGGTACTCCATTCTCCGTCCCGTGCGTGACGAAATGGCCATCGAAGGAGGATTGCAACATCTCCCTTGGATGATGACCGCGACATTCCTCACCATGCTCGCCGCCACGCCGTTGTTCGGGTGGCTCTCGGCGCGATGCTCGCGCTACCGGCTGCTGCTGACCGTCTATGCGTTCTTCATCGCGAATCTCTGGGCCTTTTATGTGTTGATGACGAGTCATCTGTACCCGGAGTGGGTGGCCCGCAGTTTTTTTGTCTGGTTGTCGGTGATGAATCTCTTCATTGTGTCGGTCTTCTGGAGTTTCATGGCGGATCTGTTTACGCCGGAGCAGGGCGCGCGGCTGTTCGGTGTGATCGCCGCGGGAGGCAGCAGTGGAGCGTTGCTCGGCCCGCTCTTCACCACGGGCCTCACGTTTATCTTCCCGGTTCCGGTACTGATGTTGGCATCGAGCGGTTTTCTGATGGCCTGCATCGGATGCGTCTATCGATTGGAGCGATGGGGGCGGACGCGGACTGCCGACCATCGGCCACAGCAGGGGGAACCGCTCCGCGGCGGCTTTTTCGCGGGAGTCCGTCTGACCTTCTCGTCGCCCTACTTGCTCGGGATCTGCGGCTATCTGGCGATCCTGACGATGACCGCCACGGTTCTCTATTTTGAGCAGACGCGCTTGGTCGCGGAATATTTCGATCAACCGGAGGCCCGCACGCGGCTCTTTTCTGCGCTGGACTTCACGACCAACCTCTTGACCTGGCTCACGCAGGTGTTCATCACCAGAAGACTCGTCAGCCGGTTTGGTCTGGTGACGGCGTTGCTGTTTCTGCCGGCGATCAGCCTGGTGGGGTTTCTGGGGATCGCCTTCTGGCCGAGTCTCGCGGTCTATGTCGTCTTTTCCGTATTGCGGAGGGTGGGGGAGTACGCCCTGTCCAAACCGGCGCGGGAGGTTCTGTTCACGGTCGTCAGTCGCGAAGAAAAATATAAGGCCAAGAACTTCATCGATACGGCCATTTCGCGTGGTGGTGACGCATCGACAGCCTGGCTCGTAACGGCGGTGAAGGCTCTGGGCGCCACGCCCACTCACATTGCTTGGGTATTGGTTCCCGTGATGGGGGTGTGGGCCTGGCTGGCCACGGCATTGGCCCGCCAATTGAATGAAGAGCGCCAGTGTAAAGGAAGGAAGCCCTCTTGA
- the ltaE gene encoding low-specificity L-threonine aldolase translates to MIDLRSDTVTKPTEEMRKAMARAEVGDDVYGEDPTVNRLQDMTAAMLGKRFALFVPSGTMANQLAIRAQTQPGQEVIVESKSHVVRYEQGAAGALAGVQLHWVTGERGIMTAEQVEAAIRPTDAHSITTALICIENTHNAGGGTIYPLSTIEKIRALAVRHGIPMHLDGARLFNAVVATTLPPTVYAQHFETVSLCLSKGLGAPVGSLLISNDQRLMDRARRFRRMYGGAMRQAGILAAAGIYALERQVARLKTDHEHAKKLARQLQHISAILIAPQHVETNIVVFDIVDAHRSPAELVAAFKEQGVLINALGGQSYRAVTHLHITEKQIDEAVAVFANVLKR, encoded by the coding sequence ATGATCGATCTTCGGAGCGACACGGTGACCAAGCCGACGGAGGAGATGCGGAAAGCCATGGCGCGCGCCGAAGTCGGCGATGACGTGTATGGCGAAGACCCGACCGTCAATCGCCTTCAAGACATGACGGCGGCCATGCTCGGCAAGCGGTTTGCGCTCTTCGTCCCCTCCGGCACCATGGCCAATCAACTGGCAATCCGGGCCCAGACGCAACCGGGGCAAGAAGTTATCGTCGAGAGCAAGAGCCATGTCGTTCGCTATGAACAGGGCGCGGCCGGGGCACTGGCCGGCGTGCAACTCCATTGGGTGACCGGTGAGCGAGGAATCATGACGGCCGAGCAGGTGGAGGCCGCCATCAGACCGACCGATGCGCACAGCATCACGACGGCGCTGATTTGCATCGAGAACACCCACAATGCCGGAGGCGGCACGATTTATCCGCTTTCCACGATCGAAAAAATCAGAGCCCTGGCCGTGAGACATGGAATCCCCATGCACCTCGACGGGGCCAGACTCTTCAATGCCGTGGTCGCCACCACCCTGCCACCGACGGTGTACGCCCAACACTTCGAAACCGTCTCCCTCTGTCTCTCAAAGGGACTGGGAGCCCCGGTGGGATCGCTGCTGATCTCCAACGACCAACGACTCATGGATCGCGCGCGCCGCTTTCGCCGAATGTATGGAGGAGCGATGCGTCAAGCGGGCATCCTGGCCGCCGCCGGCATCTATGCATTGGAACGGCAGGTCGCTCGGCTCAAGACCGACCATGAGCATGCCAAAAAACTGGCTCGCCAGCTCCAACACATTTCCGCAATCCTGATTGCGCCCCAGCACGTCGAAACGAATATCGTCGTCTTCGACATCGTCGACGCGCACCGTTCTCCGGCCGAGCTGGTGGCCGCGTTCAAAGAGCAAGGCGTGCTTATCAACGCTCTTGGAGGACAGAGCTATCGGGCGGTCACCCATCTGCATATCACGGAGAAGCAGATCGACGAAGCCGTGGCCGTCTTTGCCAACGTCCTCAAACGTTGA
- the gnd gene encoding phosphogluconate dehydrogenase (NAD(+)-dependent, decarboxylating) produces the protein MELGFIGLGKMGMNMVTRLRRDQHRVVVYDRSNDLIKQAENQGCIGSSSLADLVGKLSAPRAVWVMVPSGAPTEETIQTVAALLRPDDTIVDGGNTKFHDDVRRAAELKKKGIHYVDAGTSGGIWGLKVGYCLMVGGEDTAVKRLEPVFKTLAPENGWAHVGAAGAGHYVKMVHNGIEYSMMQGYAEGFELMSKSEYKLDLARVADLWMHGSVVRSWLLELAASALKDDQKLEKLKGYVQDSGEGRWMIADAIEKDVPVPTLTTALFTRFRSRQEESFAEKMLAALRNAFGGHSVRR, from the coding sequence ATGGAACTGGGATTCATCGGACTCGGCAAGATGGGGATGAACATGGTAACGCGTCTCCGTCGCGACCAGCACCGTGTCGTGGTCTATGATCGCTCGAATGACTTGATCAAACAGGCTGAGAACCAGGGCTGCATCGGGTCTTCATCCCTTGCCGATCTTGTCGGTAAGCTCAGCGCTCCGCGTGCCGTCTGGGTGATGGTGCCTTCCGGAGCCCCGACCGAAGAAACCATCCAGACTGTGGCTGCATTGTTGCGCCCCGACGACACCATCGTGGACGGTGGAAACACCAAGTTTCACGACGATGTGAGGCGGGCCGCCGAGTTGAAGAAAAAAGGCATCCACTATGTCGATGCGGGAACCAGCGGAGGGATCTGGGGGCTGAAAGTCGGTTATTGTCTCATGGTCGGCGGAGAAGACACAGCCGTCAAACGGCTTGAACCGGTGTTCAAGACCCTGGCGCCGGAAAACGGCTGGGCCCACGTCGGCGCGGCCGGTGCCGGGCACTATGTGAAGATGGTGCACAACGGCATCGAGTACAGCATGATGCAAGGCTACGCCGAAGGGTTTGAGCTGATGTCGAAAAGCGAATACAAGCTGGACTTGGCGCGCGTGGCCGATCTCTGGATGCACGGGAGTGTCGTCCGGTCCTGGTTGTTGGAACTGGCCGCAAGCGCGCTCAAGGACGATCAAAAGCTGGAAAAACTGAAGGGGTACGTGCAAGATTCCGGCGAAGGTCGATGGATGATCGCCGATGCCATCGAGAAGGACGTGCCGGTCCCCACCCTCACGACGGCGCTTTTTACGCGGTTTCGCTCACGACAGGAAGAATCGTTTGCCGAAAAGATGCTGGCGGCCCTGCGAAACGCGTTTGGTGGCCACTCGGTCCGGCGGTAA